The Euphorbia lathyris chromosome 3, ddEupLath1.1, whole genome shotgun sequence genome contains a region encoding:
- the LOC136223643 gene encoding NAD(P)H-quinone oxidoreductase subunit H, chloroplastic-like: protein MNIPAKRKDLMIVNMGPHHPSMHGVLRLIVTLDGEDVIDCEPILGYLHRGMEKIAENRTIIQYLPYVTRWDYLATMFTEAITVNGPELLGNIQVPKRAGYIRVIMLELSRIASHLLWLGPFMADIGTKTPFFYIFRERELIYDLFEAATGMRMMHNYFRIRGVGADLPHGWIDKCLDFCDYFLTGVAEYQKLITRNPIFLERAEGVGIVGAEEAINWGLSGPMLRASGVQWDLRKVDHYESYDEFDWEVQWQTKGDSLARYLVRIGEMMESIKIIQQALEGIPGGPYENLETRRFDREKDPEWNDFEYRFISKKTSPTFELPKQELYVRVEAPKGELGIFLIGDQSGFPWRWKIRAPGFSNLQILPELVKRMKLADIMTILGSIDIIMGEVDR from the coding sequence ATGAATATACCAGCTAAACGAAAAGACCTTATGATAGTCAATATGGGTCCCCACCACCCATCAATGCACGGTGTTCTTCGACTCATTGTTACTCTAGATGGTGAGGATGTTATTGACTGTGAACCAATATTAGGTTATTTACACAGAGGAATGGAAAAAATTGCGGAAAATCGAACAATTATACAATATTTGCCCTATGTAACACGGTGGGATTATTTGGCTACTATGTTCACAGAAGCAATAACAGTAAATGGTCCAGAATTGTTAGGAAATATTCAAGTGCCAAAAAGAGCTGGCTATATCAGAGTAATTATGTTGGAATTAAGTCGTATAGCTTCGCATTTGTTATGGCTTGGACCTTTTATGGCAGATATTGGTACAAAGACTCCTTTCTTctatatttttagagagagagagttaatatatgatttatttGAAGCTGCCACTGGTATGAGAATGATGCATAATTATTTTCGTATCAGGGGTGTAGGGGCTGATCTACCTCATGGTTGGATAGACAAATGTTTGGATTTTTGCGATTATTTTTTAACAGGAGTTGCTGAATATCAAAAACTTATTACGCGAAATCCTATTTTTTTAGAACGAGCTGAAGGAGTAGGTATTGTTGGTGCGGAGGAAGCAATAAATTGGGGTTTATCGGGACCAATGCTACGAGCTTCCGGAGTACAATGGGATCTTCGTAAAGTTGATCATTATGAGTCTTACGACGAATTTGATTGGGAAGTCCAGTGGCAAACAAAAGGAGATTCATTAGCTCGTTATTTAGTCCGAATTGGTGAAATGATGGAATCTATAAAAATTATTCAACAGGCTCTCGAAGGAATTCCGGGCGGGCCCTATGAGAATTTAGAAACCCGACGTTTTGATAGAGAAAAGGATCCGGAATGGAACGATTTCGAATATCGATTCATTAGTAAAAAAACTTCGCCTACTTTTGAATTACCGAAACAAGAACTTTATGTCAGAGTGGAAGCCCCAAAAGGAGAATTAGGAATTTTTCTGATAGGGGATCAGAGCGGCTTTCCTTGGAGATGGAAAATTCGCGCGCCGGGTTTTAGCAATTTGCAAATTCTTCCTGAATTAGTTAAAAGAATGAAATTGGCTGATATTATGACAATACTAGGTAGTATAGATATCATTATGGGAGAAGTTGATCGTTGA